The following proteins are co-located in the Oryzias melastigma strain HK-1 linkage group LG8, ASM292280v2, whole genome shotgun sequence genome:
- the rprml gene encoding reprimo-like protein — MNVSLFNVTQDALFNGSQTLTDALATYSSNSTDDVVTGDGGGSLVLLQEERKLFVMRVVQIAVLCVLSLTVMFGIFFLGCNLMIKSESMINFLVKDRRPSKDVETVMVGLS; from the coding sequence ATGAATGTGTCTCTCTTTAACGTGACTCAGGACGCGCTCTTTAACGGCAGTCAGACCCTCACCGACGCTCTGGCCACATACTCGAGCAACAGCACGGACGACGTGGTGACCGGAGACGGCGGAGGCTCGCTggtgctcctgcaggaggagcgcAAACTCTTCGTCATGCGCGTGGTGCAGATCGCGGTTCTGTGCGTCCTGTCGCTCACCGTCATGTTCGGCATTTTCTTCCTCGGTTGCAACCTGATGATCAAATCAGAGAGCATGATTAACTTCCTGGTGAAAGACCGGAGACCGTCCAAAGACGTGGAGACCGTCATGGTGGGGCTCAGCTAG